The Mytilus galloprovincialis chromosome 4, xbMytGall1.hap1.1, whole genome shotgun sequence genome contains a region encoding:
- the LOC143072066 gene encoding uncharacterized protein LOC143072066, with translation METPVQDSDNEDELSERLSVLGLAEDREKAGLDSEGKEEKYIIEVSEKDLTKLKKIKLRDYQLESAEKTSTCTNTLACDNTVSEDIVPTEIKNLADINSVPLYLKLLESGSEKKRDIRLVTVGMKGTGKTSLLKRLFGEEISMVKEVASTNGIEIHKIKCKANFDDGKWNKLDGNNEESDLHARLLKPYEEKLKNIPSSVKVVAREAIQNTSSENFDESMEYEAASLQPNPQVTDQVSTISHELQLSVAVAAHEAFQSTSAENIDESKESESTSSQPNLQVPDPVATTSHELPANVLLQQAYSDIKTMLKSKVDLYDKEEYATLFLWDFAGDEEFYHTHQTFLSPDAIYLVVTKLNEADDKKAQDLFRLWIDSIHCYSRLEEDKQKSAENMSASESLDPPVVIVGTWKDAVTSESEEIEDSYRENILMYTKNMAEDERGHIRNEVFISNTEDDNNVFQKIRKDILKLARTMRTWNIDYPLKFIQLEKRLQEKKKDIPIIDFQELKHICTETPMPLKDEELILFLKFHHEIRALVYFQDLPDYIILDTQWLSNVFKCIVTAKKFRAVSIKNQKRWEEFHSKGKLHTVVLEDILRKEEHILYKHKDHIVNVMEKFDIIIRPIKSDRYPADERLCYYVPCMIMEKPGCDIYEMFNVADDTCKKSTWICFKFRFLPPHLMNHLIASLCREYEVSEVGITEQGNKQVERVIALFKGTAVFELEKTRKLRKLLVTTCPNIIQMQILEFGRRAIITGGMYKHIADFVTEEINKIISTRFRMTNVNYEKKWECGIKKPEFVTGSFAFTEEQNPEYYCETCIETHMFIGEWSDIQSNTLCLSQSSDDAPKSNHQAENKVFLTKMRCSFQGSMETLSKLSGESVSTGSMTGFTKEEINFAKMGMIVLNILADVLYDLLKKDTQNLRPRLDCDITFLYSEIRKLNKHIPTNSWGGQWQIIQKTDIAIGDDVERVRLTRNELQHSRNFTLNDTRFNELKNIILDLVNRFNLHNKPTKLYSDHLNEILSTSVSADDVKILQNQIKNEVKTEMAFEVEIEQQINVSHQ, from the exons ATGGAGACACCAGTACAAGACAGTGATAATGAAGATGAGCTATCAGAACGACTAAGTGTTCTAGGTTTGGCTGAAGATAGAGAAAAAGCTGGACTGGATTCTGAaggaaaagaagaaaaatatataatagaaG tttCTGAAAAAGATTTAACTAAGCTGAAGAAGATCAAGCTTCGTGATTATCAACTTGAATCGGCAGAAAAAACCTCGACTTGTACAAATACATTGGCATGTGATAATACTGTTTCTG agGATATAGTTccaactgaaattaaaaatttggCAGACATAAACTCTGTTCCTTTGTACCTCAAATTACTGGAGTCAGGATCTGAGAAAAAAAGGGACATTCGTTTAGTTACTGTTGGAATGAAAGGAACTGGAAAAACATCTTTACTAAAGAGACTATTTGGAGAAGAGATTAGCATGGTAAAAGAGGTGGCCAGTACTAATGGGATagaaattcataaaataaaatgtaaagcaAACTTTGATGATGGCAAATGGAATAAATTAGATG GCAACAATGAAGAATCTGACCTTCATGCAAGACTGTTAAAACCATATGAGGAAAAATTGAAGAACATTCCATCATCAGTTAAAGTAGTAGCCCGTGAAGCCATTCAGAACACATCCTCAGAAAACTTTGATGAATCAATGGAATATGAAGCAGCATCTTTGCAGCCAAATCCTCAAGTAACAGATCAAGTGTCTACCATATCTCATGAACTACAATTATCAGTAGCAGTAGCAGCCCATGAAGCATTTCAGAGCACATCAGCAGAAAACATTGATGAATCAAAGGAATCTGAATCCACATCGTCGCAGCCAAATCTTCAAGTTCCAGATCCAGTAGCTACCACATCTCATGAACTACCTGCTAATGTATTATTACAACAAGCATATAGTGATATTAAAACTATGCTCAAATCTAAAGTTGATTTGTATGACAAAGAGGAGTATGCTACATTATTTTTGTGGGATTTTGCAGGCGATGAAGAATTTTACCATACACATCAAACTTTTTTGTCTCCAGATGCAATTTACCTTGTTGTAACAAAGCTCAACGAGGCTGATGACAAAAAGGCGCAAG ATTTATTCCGATTGTGGATAGACTCTATACATTGCTACAGTAGACTTGAAGAGGACAAACAAAAATCTGCTGAAAACATGAGTGCATCTGAAAGTCTTGATCCACCGGTAGTAATTGTTGGTACTTGGAAAGATGCTGTGACTTCAGAGTCAGAAGAG aTTGAAGACTCATACAGAGAAAACATCTTAATGTATACTAAAAATATGGCTGAAGATGAACGCGGTCATATAAGGAATGAAGTGTTCATTTCCAATACTGAAGATGATAATAATGTATTCCAGAAAATACGAAAAGACATCTTAAAATTAGCTAGAACGATGAGAACATGGAATATAGACTATCCTTTGAAATTTATTCAACTGGAAAAACGTCTTCAAGAGAAGAAGAAGGATATACCAATTATTGACTTTCAGGAATTGAAGCATATCTGTACAGAAACACCAATGCCACTGAAGGATGAGGaactaattttgtttttgaaatttcatcACGAAATAAGAGCTTTGGTTTATTTTCAAGATCTTCCAGATTATATTATTTTAGATACACAATGGTTGTCTAATGTTTTTAAATGCATAGTGACTGCAAAGAAATTTCGAGCTGTAAGTATCAAGAATCAAAAAAGATGGGAAGAATTTCATTCTAAAGGAAAATTACATACTGTGGTTTTGGAAGATATATTAAGAAAAGAAGAACACATTTTGTACAAACACAAGGACCATATCGTGAATGTAATGGAgaaatttgatataattatacGTCCAATCAAATCAGATAGATATCCTGCCGATGAAAGATTGTGTTATTATGTACCTTGCATGATTATGGAAAAACCAGGTTGTGACAtttatgaaatgtttaatgtGGCAGATGATACCTGTAAAAAATCCACTTGGATATGCTTCAAATTCAGGTTTTTGCCACCACATCTAATGAATCATTTGATTGCTTCACTGTGTCGGGAGTATGAAGTGTCGGAAGTGGGCATCACTGAACAGGGAAACAAACAAGTAGAAAGGGTAATTGCTCTTTTCAAAGGAACTGCTGTCTTTGAGTTAGAAAAGACAAGAAAACTAAGAAAATTACTAGTAACGACTTGTCCAAATATTATTCAGATGCAGATTTTAGAATTTGGTCGGAGAGCCATTATCACGGGAGGCATGTACAAACACATTGCCGACTTTGTGACAGaggaaatcaacaaaattataagtaCAAGATTTAGGATGACCAATGTGAACTATGAGAAAAAGTGGGAATGTGGCATTAAAAAACCAGAGTTTGTGACAGGTTCTTTTGCCTTTACAGAAGAGCAGAATCCAGAATATTACTGTGAGACATGTATAGAAACGCACATGTTCATTGGTGAATGGTCAGATATACAAAGTAATACACTATGT TTGTCCCAGAGTTCAGACGATGCTCCGAAATCAAATCACCAAGCAGAAAACAAAGTATTTTTAACAAAG ATGCGTTGCAGTTTCCAAGGTAGTATGGaaacattatcaaaattatctGGAGAGTCAGTTTCAACAGGAAGTATGACAGGG TTTACTAAGGAGGAGATAAATTTTGCAAAGATGGGAATGATTGTGTTGAATATTCTTGCTGATGTTTTATATGAcctattaaaaaaagatacacAAAATCTGCGACCAAGGCTTGATTGTGATATAACATTCTTGTACAGCGAGATAAGGAAACTTAACAAACATATTCCAACAAATTCATGGGGTGGTCAGTGGCAAATAATTCAGAAAACAGACATAGCTATTGGAGATGATGTTGAACGTGTACGTCTTACAAGAAATGAGCTACAACACTCAAGGAACTTTACACTCAATGATACCCGTTTTAATGAGTTAAAGAATATAATACTTGACCTTGTGAACAGATTTAATCTACATAACAAACCAACAAAGCTGTATTCAGATCACCTCAACGAGATTTTATCTACATCAGTATCTGCGGATGATGTGAAAATTCTTCAGAATCAGATAAAAAATGAAGTGAAAACAG aaatggctTTTGAAGTTGAAATTGAACAACAAATAAACGTTTCACATCAATAG